One window from the genome of Plasmodium berghei ANKA genome assembly, chromosome: 3 encodes:
- a CDS encoding DNA-directed RNA polymerase II subunit RPB2, putative, whose translation MHVKIEKPYIASEFMKPDQNLEDVSDKDDDDQITEEDSWIVIGSFFGSHGLVNQQIESYNDFIEYRMQEIIDEHPNIEIKPQPQYRPDKDENNNIIYSLKFGQLSLDRPFFDEKNLVNKNLWPQEARLRNLTYSSAIYIDIEQSTYIIDENTKKQILKEKFVYERINLGRIPLMLKSMFCWTKGLAENDISDMGECSLDQGGYFIVNGGEKVLVAQERMANNFIYVFKKKHSSKFGWIAEIRSQMEKSQATSAFSVKMKTKSGSRGSGGSGRSSGGLLVATLPYIRTEISVGILFRALGCTSDRDILQRIVYDFNDKMMINILRETLEECIDYPTQDICLDYIGKRGPTVGASRDKRILYAKELLRKEVLPHMGTGSGVESRKSYFIGYMINRLLLAELGRIKEDDRDHFGKKRLDIAGPLMASSFATYFRKMAKDVKRVLQRQIDNNKPFDVAGAIRSCSQITQGMQYQLATGNWGKDKDGKVIRTGVAQVLNRLTYSSCLSHLRRLNTPLGREGKMAKPRQLHNTHWGMICPFETPEGQSVGLVKNLSLMCDISVGTSTNNIYEFLTEWGLESLDEVPPQLMKEKVKLFLNGKWVGCFNQIDNLIETLYELRRRCDISPEASIVRDVNSKEIKIFTDSGRAMRPLYVVKNVGGKNKLKLTKEHIKNATKYPDKYNWDYFIQEGIIEYIDCEEEETTMISMFIDDLKTGTGYYNNYTHCEIHPSLILGVCASIIPFSDHNQSPRNTYQSAMSKQAMGIYVTNFNIRLDTLAHLLYYPQKPLVCTKATEYLHFKDLPAGINAIVAIMCYTGYNQEDSLIMNQSSIDRGLFRSVFYRTYTSEEKQQGSLIIESFEKPSIRVVKGLKRGDYTKLEDDGLIAPGIRVLGDDIIIGKVSPSIDDEEDIIIQRKIPNTSLSTSNNKNIYDTTVSSDHISSNSSVMGNPSYTSTMLDAGSEPNGNDRYTSASSSVGSDTSSRINSVSGQSHTTLVTGAESDRYGSTAGATIREDVEVPTLTIRTTNAMKQYKKDCSLSIRSNENGVIDTVMLSSNSRGNKFAKVKVRSVRIPQIGDKFASRHGQKGTIGITYRMEDMPFTSDGTFPDIIMNPHAVPSRMTIGHLVECLAGKVAAIEGGEGDATPFSKITVQEISERLHRLGYEKYGNDILYNGHNGKMLTSKIFIGPTFYQRLKHMVEDKIHARSRGPLTMITRQPTEGRSRDGGLRFGEMERDCMISHGSAKMLKERLFEESDAYRVHVCDTCGLCCVADINKNAYECTICNSKTNISQIYIPYACKLLFQELMTMAIYPKLVLEDM comes from the coding sequence TACGAAACTTAACATATTCATctgctatatatattgatattGAACAaagtacatatattattgatgaaaatacaaaaaaacaaattttaaaagaaaagtTTGTATATGAACGGATAAATTTAGGTAGAATACCTCTTATGCTTAAATCTATGTTTTGTTGGACAAAGGGTTTAGCAGAAAATGATATTTCAGATATGGGTGAATGTAGTTTAGATCAAGGCggttattttattgttaatgGGGGTGAGAAAGTTTTAGTTGCTCAGGAGCGAATGGCAaataatttcatatatgtatttaaaaaaaaacattctTCAAAATTTGGATGGATTGCAGAAATTCGATCTCAAATGGAAAAATCACAAGCTACATCTGCTTTTTCtgtaaaaatgaaaacaaaatCGGGTTCTAGAGGCAGTGGTGGGTCTGGAAGATCAAGTGGTGGACTACTTGTTGCTACATTACCATATATAAGAACTGAAATATCAGTCGGAATATTATTTAGGGCATTAGGATGTACTTCTGATCGAGATATTTTACAACGTATTGTATATGattttaatgataaaatgatgataaatatattaaggGAAACATTAGAAGAATGTATTGACTATCCAACTCAAGATATTTGTTTAGATTATATTGGAAAAAGAGGACCAACAGTTGGTGCATCACGTGataaaagaatattatatgcaaaAGAGCTATTACGAAAAGAAGTATTACCACATATGGGTACAGGTTCAGGAGTTGAAAGTAGAAAATCGTATTTTATTGgatatatgataaatagATTATTATTAGCAGAATTAGGAAGAATAAAAGAAGATGACAGAGATcattttggaaaaaaaagattAGATATTGCTGGACCACTTATGGCAAGTAGTTTTGCTACttattttagaaaaatggCAAAAGATGTAAAAAGAGTATTGCAAAGACAAATAGATAATAACAAACCGTTTGATGTAGCTGGGGCTATAAGAAGTTGCTCCCAAATAACTCAAGGAATGCAATATCAATTAGCAACAGGAAATTGGGGTAAAGATAAAGATGGTAAAGTTATAAGAACAGGAGTAGCTCAAGTATTAAATAGATTAACATATTCTTCATGTTTATCTCATTTAAGAAGATTAAATACACCATTGGGCCGAGAAGGTAAAATGGCAAAACCAAGACAATTACATAATACACATTGGGGTATGATATGCCCATTTGAAACTCCAGAAGGTCAATCAGTTGGTTTAGTAAAGAATTTATCATTAATGTGTGATATAAGTGTTGGTACATCTACTAATAacatatatgaatttttaaCAGAATGGGGTCTAGAATCACTAGATGAAGTACCACCACAATTAATGAAAgaaaaagtaaaattatttttgaatgGTAAATGGGTTGGTTGTTTTAATCAAATAGATAACTTAATAGAAACCCTATACGAGTTAAGAAGAAGATGTGATATATCACCAGAAGCATCAATTGTTCGAGATGTGAATagtaaagaaataaaaatttttacaGATTCAGGTAGAGCTATGAGACCATTATATGTAGTAAAAAATGTAGGAggtaaaaacaaattaaaattaacaaaagaacatataaaaaatgctaCAAAATATCcagataaatataattgggattattttatacaaGAAGGTATTATCGAATATATAGATTGTGAAGAAGAAGAAACAACTATGATAAGTATGTTTATAGATGATTTAAAAACTGGAACAGgttattataataactATACACATTGTGAAATTCATCCATCTTTAATTTTAGGAGTTTGTGCATCTATTATCCCATTCAGTGATCATAATCAGAGCCCACGTAATACATATCAAAGTGCAATGAGTAAGCAAGCAATGGGTATATATgtaacaaattttaatataagaTTAGATACATTAGctcatttattatattatccACAAAAACCATTAGTATGTACAAAAGCTACCgaatatttacattttaaaGATTTACCAGCTGGTATTAATGCAATTGTAGCAATAATGTGTTATACAGGATATAACCAAGAAGATAGTTTAATTATGAATCAATCGTCTATTGATCGGGGTTTATTTAGAAGTGTATTTTATCGTACATATACGAGTGAAGAAAAACAACAAGGTAGTTTAATCATTGAATCTTTTGAAAAACCATCTATAAGAGTAGTTAAAGGATTGAAAAGAGGTgattatacaaaattagAAGATGATGGTTTGATAGCACCTGGAATTCGGGTTCTTGGCGATGATATTATAATTGGGAAAGTATCCCCAAGTATAGATGATGAAGAggatataataattcaaaGAAAAATTCCTAATACATCTTTGAGTACatctaataataaaaacatttatgATACTACAGTTAGTAGTGATCATATTAGTAGTAATTCTAGTGTGATGGGAAATCCATCATATACTTCTACTATGTTAGATGCAGGTTCTGAACCCAATGGAAATGATAGATACACATCTGCTAGTAGTAGTGTTGGAAGTGATACCTCATCTAGAATCAATTCTGTGTCGGGTCAATCACATACCACATTAGTAACAGGTGCAGAAAGTGATAGATATGGTAGTACTGCCGGGGCTACAATCAGAGAAGATGTTGAAGTACCAACATTAACTATCCGAACTACTAATGCAATGAagcaatataaaaaagattGTTCTTTAAGTATAAGATCAAATGAAAATGGTGTTATAGACACAGTTATGTTATCATCAAATAGTAGAGGTAATAAATTTGCTAAAGTAAAAGTTCGATCTGTTCGAATCCCTCAAATTGGAGACAAGTTTGCAAGTAGACATGGCCAAAAAGGTACAATTGGTATAACATATAGAATGGAGGATATGCCATTTACATCTGATGGTACATTTCctgatattattatgaacCCACATGCTGTTCCATCTCGTATGACTATTGGACATTTAGTGGAATGCTTAGCTGGTAAAGTAGCTGCTATTGAAGGGGGAGAGGGGGATGCAACCCcattttctaaaattacTGTTCAAGAAATTTCTGAACGTTTACATAGATTAggttatgaaaaatatggtaatgatatattatataatggGCATAATGGTAAAATGTTAACatctaaaatatttataggACCAACATTTTATCAAAGGTTAAAACATATGGTAGAAGATAAAATACATGCCAGAAGTAGAGGGCCTTTAACTATGATTACAAGACAACCAACAGAAGGTCGATCAAGAGATGGTGGTCTACGATTTGGTGAAATGGAACGGGATTGTATGATATCCCATGGATCTGCTAAGATGTTAAAAGAACGTTTATTTGAAGAAAGTGATGCTTATCGTGTTCATGTTTGTGATACTTGTGGTTTATGTTGTGTAGcagatataaataaaaatgctTATGAATGTACTATATGTAATAGTAAAACAAACATTTcacaaatttatattccATATGCATGTAAGTTACTTTTTCAAGAATTAATGACAATGGCAATATATCCGAAGCTTGTTCTTGAAGATATGTAA
- a CDS encoding origin recognition complex subunit 5, putative: MHKIKDSESDINSDDCDATAQDCIYSFSSPKKQKIDISNSSQNSSSVKNYTDYQNEVLNNKNSRTKGNDNTIPSNTDYTNSNQLNISELKKKQNNCEYMNVSNDEKETNDDNDDDSEYQLENADDENSDENMNTSEEFNDGKENKENENMDEELNEIIDEEYFKEIIPAIPRDILGTYITCLKTCGFEREVQLDRMINLLGDLRDPISVIQVLGLPGMGKTKVVKSFIKLLNVPYAYVNCLMAVYQSGKSAKNAIYHTILKDLSVSLLKEFDEYKKINNITDYQYDPTKLVPNHVSNTDVFFSTLHKLLSFTPENEFKLKKTYKKIKENDKKVKNIKINEKPKQNKFDKATNKLNRISCEENKQLEDEQNNTKKNRIKIYSNKNYYKDKLYDRSVVFILDNIRYLVRTHPDLFYALTRIHEYIKGPYNDLSKANKTTRGLCVILINRSPLPDEIFDGLPQPPTVWFDSYTSDMCKNILYRLYSTMCFESLLTYNDKDLKIYYTTNNNQRNNGKEFVIKKNNVVLENDVIYDIWCRYIDYIINVSYKDYKSDFHELLFICSHMWPLFIKPIIDGALEPIVENMNALQRNIDTHIRVATYNHGSHFTFELTDSVFLNQTNLKNKIDLSFYSKILLLGAYLASRNSPLTDKRFFNATVKGGAFNLPKKRKTRNSNESILTLIGQSIPKIFTFIRWLCLTDCLLVCFFDEQLILNSLICQQINSLIQLGFVSYYAPNNLSCLVRNSIMNGVQWSGFCGSTLLNSANNFAFLNNSVFCETNNSITYDPLDPYTKLTIQVPEETIRTISKELKIPLDELIL, translated from the coding sequence ATGCACAAAATAAAGGATAGTGAAAGTGACATAAATTCAGATGACTGTGATGCAACGGCACAGGATTGTATTTATAGTTTTAGTTCCCccaaaaaacaaaaaatagatATTTCAAATAGTTCTCAAAATTCGAGCTCtgttaaaaattatacgGATTACCAAAATGAGGtattgaataataaaaattcgaGAACAAAGGGAAATGATAACACAATTCCTTCAAATACTGATTACACCAATAGTAACCAACTTAACATTAGcgagttaaaaaaaaaacaaaacaattgtgaatatatgaatgttagcaatgatgaaaaagaaacaaaTGATGACAATGACGACGATAGTGAATATCAACTGGAAAATGCAGATGATGAGAATTctgatgaaaatatgaacacGTCAGAAGAATTTAATGAtggaaaagaaaataaagaaaatgaaaatatggatgaagaattaaatgaaataattgatgaagaatattttaaagaaataattcCTGCAATACCACGTGATATATTAGGGACATATATAACTTGTTTAAAAACATGCGGGTTTGAAAGGGAAGTACAATTAGATAGaatgataaatttattagGAGACTTGAGGGATCCAATATCTGTGATTCAGGTTTTAGGATTGCCTGGAATGGGAAAAACAAAAGTTGTTAAaagttttataaaattattaaatgtaCCATATGCATATGTTAATTGTTTAATGGCTGTTTATCAATCAGGAAAATCAGCAAAAAATGCTATATATCATacaatattaaaagatTTAAGTGTTAGTTTATTAAAAGAGTTTGacgaatataaaaaaattaataacatTACGGATTATCAATATGATCCAACAAAACTAGTTCCTAATCATGTATCAAATACAGATGTCTTTTTTAGTACATTACATAAACTGCTGTCCTTTACTCCagaaaatgaatttaaattgaaaaaaacatataaaaaaataaaagaaaatgataagaaagttaaaaatataaaaataaatgaaaaaccaaaacaaaacaaatttgATAAGGCCACCAACAAATTAAACAGAATTTCATGCGAAGAAAACAAACAATTAGAAGacgaacaaaataatacaaaaaaaaataggataaaaatatatagtaataaaaattattataaagataaattatatgataGGTCTgttgtatttatattagaTAATATTAGATATTTAGTTAGGACTCATCctgatttattttatgcaCTAACAAGAATacatgaatatattaaaggACCTTATAATGATTTAAGTAAAGCTAATAAAACAACAAGAGGATTATGtgtaatattaattaatagATCCCCATTACCTGATGAAATATTTGATGGCTTGCCACAACCACCAACTGTTTGGTTTGATTCATATACATCTGATATgtgcaaaaatatattatatagatTGTATAGTACTATGTGTTTTGAATCTTTACTAACTTATAATGACAAAGAcctcaaaatatattacactacaaataataatcaaagaaataatggaaaagaatttgtaataaaaaaaaataatgttgtTTTGGAAAATGATgttatatatgatatttgGTGTAGATATATTGactatattataaatgttTCCTATAAAGATTATAAAAGCGATTTTcatgaattattatttatatgctcTCATATGTGgcctttatttattaagcCAATAATAGATGGAGCATTAGAACCCATTgttgaaaatatgaatgCATTACAAAGAAATATAGATACTCACATTCGTGTTGCTACTTATAACCATGGTAGCCATTTCACCTTCGAGTTAACAGAttctgtttttttaaatcagacaaatttaaaaaataaaatagatttatcattttattcaaaaatattattattaggtGCATATTTAGCATCTAGAAATTCACCATTAACTGATAAGCGTTTTTTTAATGCAACCGTAAAAGGTGGTGCATTTAATTTGCcgaaaaaaagaaaaacaagAAATAGTAATGAATCTATATTAACTTTAATAGGCCAATCGATTCCaaaaatttttacatttataaGATGGTTATGTTTAACAGATTGTTTATTAGTATGTTTTTTTGATGAACagttaatattaaatagcTTAATATGCCAACAAATAAATTCGTTAATTCAATTAGGATTTGTTTCATATTATGCCCCTAATAATTTATCTTGTTTAGTGCGTAATAGTATAATGAATGGAGTACAATGGAGTGGTTTTTGTGGTAGTACACTTTTAAATTCAGCAAATAACtttgcatttttaaataacaGTGTTTTTTGTGAAACTAATAATTCAATTACTTACGACCCTCTCGACCCATATACAAAACTAACTATTCAGGTTCCAGAGGAAACGATTAGAACTATTTCAAAGGAACTCAAAATACCTCTTGACGAATTGATATTGTAG